The Fusarium falciforme chromosome 4, complete sequence genomic interval TTATGTAGGGAGTGGGTGGGAGTCGAAACATTCATCCTGGCTGGATATTCCTACGGAGGGTTCCTCGCGCTGAGCTACGCCTTGGCATTTCCCAACCGTCTCTCCGGTTTAATCCTACAGAACACCTGGGCATGCGGGCCCCTTGGAACTCATCGAGTCCTTGCCTCCCTTTTGACCTCGAACCGTATTAAGCCGGATCCCGCTCGACAGGCCAGACTATGGTCTGGAAATGTAAGAGACAAGAAGGACGCCGAACAAGGCCTTGCCGAGATCATCGCCATATACACCCCTGAGAAGGACGAACCATCATCCGAGCCACCCTCTTTCGACTCATTCGAGAGTGCAGGCGGCGAGTCCCATCTGCACTGGGAAGTTCACAACGCGGCCTTTGCTTTCAGCCAACCTCGCTTCGACGTTCGTGATAGACTTGGAGAGATTAAAACTCCCACCTTGGTGGTTGTGGGAAGTCATGACGTCGTCTGTCCTCTGGAAGAGGCTAAGGATATTAGTAGGGGGATTCCCAACAGCGAGTTGGTTGTATTTGATCACTCGGGACATAACCCGGCAGCTGATGAACCGGAGAAGTTTCAAAAGGTTGTCCTCGGGTTCTTGGAAAAGCTTTGATGGAGTCGGCTTTTTGTGCATGTGTGCCAGCCTAGGTTAAGACAGCTTCCTCATGCCTGATAAATGTCACCATCTCCTCGTGTTTTCTTTCTCCCCCACCCAGGATCTCGCACCTGCATCAATTATGTAAGGAAAACTTTCGAATATTGGAAGTATCTCAGAGAGAGAAAAGTTTAAAAGAGGTAACTTAGTGcgtataaaaaaaagtatgtTCAGAAAGATTTCAGGGACAGTGGCAGAGTCGGATACACGCTCTTTAGGGTGTCTTGCCCGAGAAATTGCAAATTCCTCAAGT includes:
- a CDS encoding AB hydrolase-1 domain-containing protein, giving the protein MSSTSTQVQLSDGAKLHVRLLGSENKTKPLVTVLHGAPGLSSHTSTESAYKFLAEKFRVLVYDARGSGASDIKGPFTDERWIADVDELREWVGVETFILAGYSYGGFLALSYALAFPNRLSGLILQNTWACGPLGTHRVLASLLTSNRIKPDPARQARLWSGNVRDKKDAEQGLAEIIAIYTPEKDEPSSEPPSFDSFESAGGESHLHWEVHNAAFAFSQPRFDVRDRLGEIKTPTLVVVGSHDVVCPLEEAKDISRGIPNSELVVFDHSGHNPAADEPEKFQKVVLGFLEKL